A window of the Arachis duranensis cultivar V14167 chromosome 5, aradu.V14167.gnm2.J7QH, whole genome shotgun sequence genome harbors these coding sequences:
- the LOC107488328 gene encoding uncharacterized protein LOC107488328, with protein MSKFKTIDTFFKRKDQENEDASIITTPILEGSSNFITSSSSLNSSKRPRLIPNQLDVFHLERDPGMRPMIWKFSPNKRDEIRRAYIKVGPNQPILDNYTFSGDKSHRRFQASWFKLFPSWLEYSIEDDAIYCFPCFLFAKESSINMGSNTFIENGFRNWKKVNCGKECALLNHIGKGPNSFHHKALKSCDDLMKQSQHIDRLLHKQTSEEIEKNQVRLGASIDCIRWLTFQGCAYRGHDESQSSSNRGNFLKMLKFLGSYNERVKKNILENAPKNAKYTSNDVQKEILHILATKVRNSIREEIGDAKFCIIIGEARDESKKEQMAIVLRFVTLDDFVKERFFDLVHVTDTCATTLKKKLISVLSHYNLQVENIRDQGYDGASNMRGEWNGLQALFLKDSPQAYYVHCFAHRLQLTLVAASREVLQIHEFFTQLNSIVTIVSAPSKRHDQLQEAPAIENANLVAQNELETGKCANQISTLQRVGDTRWSSHFNSICSLVKMFTATNIVLNNIIEDGTTYAQRGEAYGVSKILLSFEFVFTLHLMKEIMGITNVLCQALQQQSQDILNAMHIVSTSKLLLQQLRDGGWCNFLANVKDFCEKHEIEVPNMSAQYVFGRGRSRQPSVTDEHYYRIDVFLATIDSQIQELNSRFNEQTIELLTLSCALDPKDNFKSFNIEEISKLAEKFYLLDFPSNKLNILKSQLQHYQHDIPNHLKGIGTLSELCNKL; from the coding sequence ATGAGTAAGTTCAAAACCAttgatacattttttaaaagaaaagatcaagagaatgaagatgctTCTATTATTACTACTCCAATACTTGAGGGGTCATCAAATTTCATTACTTCAAGTTCTTCATTGAATAGCTCAAAGCGTCCACGACTTATTCCAAATCAACTAGATGTTTTTCATTTGGAAAGAGATCCTGGAATGCGACCAATGATTTGGAAGTTTTCTCCAAATAAAAGAGATGAAATCCGTCGGGCTTATATTAAAGTTGGGCCAAATCAACCAATTCTTGATAATTATACATTTTCTGGTGATAAAAGTCATCGTCGCTTTCAAGCTTCATGGTTTAAATTGTTCCCATCTTGGTTAGAATATTCTATAGAAGATGATGCTATATATTGTTTTCcatgctttctttttgctaaggaATCTTCAATCAATATGGGTTCAAATACTTTTATTGAGAATGGTTTcaggaattggaagaaagtaaaTTGTGGAAAAGAATGTGCTCTTTTGAATCACATTGGCAAAGGTCCTAACTCATTCCATCATAAGGCGCTGAAATCATGTGATGATTTGATGAAACAATCACAACATATTGACAGACTTCTTCATAAGCAAACATCAGAAGAGATTGAAAAGAATCAAGTTCGATTAGGAGCATCTATAGATTGCATTAGATGGTTGACATTTCAAGGTTGTGCATACAGAGGACATGATGAAAGCCAAAGTTCAAGCAACAGAGGtaactttttgaaaatgttgAAATTTTTGGGATCTTACAATGAAAGAGTGAAAAAGAATATTTTGGAAAATGCTCCAAAAAATGCTAAGTATACTTCAAATGATGTCCAAAAAGAAATTCTACATATTCTTGCTACTAAGGTGAGAAATTCAATTAGAGAAGAGATTGGAGATGccaaattttgtattattattggtgAAGCTAGAGATGAATCTAAAAAGGAGCAAATGGCCATTGTTTTGAGATTTGTTACTCTAGATGATTTTGTTAAAGAGAGATTCTTTGATCTTGTGCATGTCACTGATACTTGTGCAAcaactttaaagaaaaaattgatttctgtCCTTTCTCATTATAATCTTCAAGTTGAAAATATTAGGGATCAAGGGTATGATGGTGCTAGCAACATGCGGGGTGAGTGGAATGGTTTGCAAGCTTTGTTTCTTAAAGATTCTCCACAAGCATACTATGTGCATTGTTTTGCTCATAGGTTACAATTAACATTGGTAGCAGCTTCAAGAGAGGTACTtcaaattcatgaattttttACTCAATTAAACTCTATTGTCACTATTGTTAGTGCTCCTTCAAAAAGACATGATCAATTACAAGAAGCTCCAGCAATTGAAAATGCAAACTTGGTTGCTCAAAATGAATTAGAAACAGGCAAATGTGCGAATCAAATAAGCACTTTACAAAGAGTTGGGGATACTCGATGGAGCTCtcactttaattctatttgCAGTTTGGTAAAAATGTTTACTGCTACCAATATTGTTCTCAATAATATCATTGAAGACGGGACAACTTATGCACAAAGAGGTGAGGCTTATGgtgttagtaaaatattattgtcatttgaatttgttttcacTTTGCACTTGATGAAAGAGATTATGGGAATCACCAATGTTCTTTGCCAAGCACTGCAACAACAATCTCAAGATATTCTTAATGCAATGCATATTGTTTCTACATCAAAATTACTtcttcaacaattaagagaTGGTGGATGGTGCAATTTTCTTGCAAATGTTAAagatttttgtgaaaaacatgaaattgaaGTCCCTAATATGAGTGCACAATATGTTTTTGGAAGAGGTCGATCTCGTCAACCAAGTGTGACAGATGAGCATTATTATCGAATAGATGTATTTTTGGCAACAATTGACTCTCAAATACAAGAGTTGAATAGTAGATTTAATGAGCAAACAATAGAGCTTTTGACTTTGAGTTGTGCTTTGGATCCTAAGGACAATTTCAAATCATTTAATATTGAAGAAATTAGCAAGTTAGCAGAGAAGTTTTATCTCCTTGACTTTCCTTCTAATAAgctaaatattttgaaatctcAGTTGCAACATTATCAGCATGATATACCAAATCATTTGAAAGGCATTGGTACACTTTCTGAATTGTGCAACAAGTTGTAA